The Candidatus Krumholzibacteriia bacterium genome contains the following window.
GTCGACGACCTCGAGGGAGATCCCGCTGCGACCGAAGCGCGGACCGGCCGCGGCCTCGACGGCCACACCCACCCGGCTCCCACCGTCGGGCGGGGCCGGGCCCAGGTCTTCGCTGCAACCGGCCGATACGACCGCCAGCACGAACAGGATCGCCACGGGATGACGCATGCGTGGTCCGGTCGCTCAGCCGCGGCCCGAACCGGCCGAGACGCGTCCGACGACGATCAGGAAGAGGAATCCGAGCACGATCATCGCGAGCAGTGGACGATCGCCGTGTCGGGTGTAGAACGATCCGCCCGGCCGCGGTGTGACGTCGGCGACGATCCGGTCCCTCTCGAACAGGCCGGTCATTCCGACGACCTGCCCGGTGGGCCGGGCGACGAAGCTGACCCCGTTGTTCGCCACCCGTACCAGGGGCACGCGATTCTCGACCGCACGCATCACCGCCATCCAGGCGTGTTGGTGCGGCAGGATGGTGTCGCCGAACCAGCCGTCGTTGGTGATGTTCACCAGGAATCCCGCCCCGTTGCGGACTCCGGCGCGCGCCAATCGCGAGAAGATCGACTCGAAGCAGATCAACGCGGTGAAGCGATGGTCGTCGACCTGGAAGACGGTGTGCTCGGTCCCGGGCGTCCACTCGGCCTGGCCGAAGTCCACGTCGCCCAGCGCCGGGATCAGGTCCTGGAAGGGCATGCGCTCGCCCAGGGGCAACAGATGGACCTTGCGGTAGCGCGCGCGGATCGCCCCCTCGTCGTCGATCATCAGCGAACTGTTGAACGAGTCCAGTTCACCGCTCTCGTCGACGCGCCGCTCCACGTACCCGGTGTAGACGTAGATCTCCGACTCCCGCGCCAGCTGCCGCACGCGTCGGTCGTAGATCGGCCGGCGCGGCAGGTCGAAGGGGATCGCGGTCTCGGCCCACACCGCCAGACGCGCGCCCTCCTCCGCCGCCGCCCGTGTCATCCTCGTGTAGGGAACGAAGGTCGAGTCACGCTTCGCCGGATCCCACTTGTCGAAGAGGTCGACGTCGGCCTGGATCGCGGCGACCCGCAGCGGGTCGCGCCCGACCGCCTCGCGTTCGAGCGACCGCATGGTGAACAGCCCGTAGCCGAGCGTGCCACCGAGCAGCAACGTGAGCGTGGCGGGCGCCCACCAACGGCTGAGCCAGGCCCGCCCGAGGCCCGGGAACTCCCCGCGCAGGCCCATGAGCGTGAGCACCACGAGCACGTTGACCCACGCCACGAAGAGCGACACACCGAGTTCACCCAGGACGCCGGCGATCTGCACCACCGGCAGCAGACGCAGCTGCGTCGAGCCGAGAGTCAGCCACGGGAACCCCATCTCGCCGAGCCCCCGCACCCATTCGGCCATCACCCACACACCCGGGAACCACCAGATGGCCTGGGGCCCGGCCCGGCGCCGGATCCGCTTCAGGACCCAGAACACGGCCAGATCCGGCAGCATCGAGTACAGCACGAGGAGCATCAACAGGAGCGGCATCGCCCACTTGAAGGTGAGCGGCGACGCGTCGCCCAGCATGAGCAACCAGTGCAGCTCGATGCCGTGGTGCGTGAGACCGAACGAGAGCAGCAGCGCGGGCAGGTGGACGTCGCGCCCCGCGTGGATCCTCGACGGCGCGAACAACACCCACAGCACGGGAACCAGGGCCACCAGCGCGAGCGGTCCCAGCCACGAGGGCGGGGACGCGATGCCGAGCGCCGTTCCCGAGATCAGACCCGCGCGGACCTCGTCGCGCGACAGGACTCGGCGGAGGAATGCCAGCATGGCTCTTTCCGGAAGGAGGAGACCGGAACCGTGTCCCGGGGTCCGGAGAACCTAGTCAGCCCGTGTCGCCCTGTCGAGATCGCCTTCGCACGGCGATCAGACCGTGGCGCCGGAGCTTCCGGTAGAGACCCTGCCGGCTCAGGTTCAGTTCCCGAGCGGCGCGACTCTTGTTCCCGTCGGCTGCGCGCAGGGCCCGCAGCAGGAGTTCACGTTCGACGCGGGCCAACGAGGCGGCGAGCGAGTGCTCCTCGGACCCCGTTCCGTCGGCCTCGGCATCGGGTCCGTCGGCCGCCGTGGTGGCCGCGGACGGCGAACGACCGAGCGTCATCCACACGGGCGGCGCCAGGGCCCGACCGAGGGCCTCCATGCCCGCTTCGGCGACCCTCCGTCGGACGGCACCCGGATCGCGGTACCGCCGGCTCCAGGCGACGACGAACACGCTCGGCCAGCGGTCCGAGGGCAGGGGCCATCCCCCGATCCAGGGAACGCCCGGACGCGCCGCCTCGACCGGGCGACCGCCGCGCAGCAGTTCGCCGAGGACGTCGACGGGCATCCCCGCCCCCGGCAGTTCGCGGTGGCCGTCCGGCCCGCACTGGGCCAGCAGTTCGAGGCCCGGTGCCACTCCCGCGGTCGTGGGACGTCGCCGCGCCACGACGGCGTGGTCGGCTCCGAGGGCCTGCCGGATGGCGTCGAGCCGAGCACGGAGTTGTTCGGGTTCGAGAAGAGGAAGTGACGACGACTGGGTGGGGTCGAAATGCATGGCGCGACCGGAGGCGTTCCCGGGCAGGCACCCGAGCACCCGCAAGGACCGCACCATCTCGCAACACGCCGCGTGGAGCCGTCCCGCGACGTCGTCGGTCTCCGGTGTCCGTCCCGGATCCGGGACACGGGACAGTCCGGGGACCTACAACCCGCGATGGCTCCCCTCGAAGCGGACCGCGTCGCCGTCCTCGCGCCGGACCACCCGACCGATCCTCAGCGGCGGGTCGGAAAGCCCCTCGAGTGCACGGGGACCCAGCGCGGGAACGATCGCGACCATGCCGATGCCCAGGTTGAAGACACGCCGCATCTCGTCGGCGCTCACGCCGCCGCGCTCGGCGATCAGGCCGAAGACGGGAGGCACGTCCCAGGCACCGACGTCGATCTCGACGGCACGCCCCTCGGGCAGCACCCGCGGCAGGTTGTCGACGAAGCCGCCACCGGTGAGGTGGCAGAGCGCGGCCACGTCCACCCGCTCGCGCAGCTCCGTCACGGGATGCAGATAGCTGCGATGGACGGCGAGCAGGGCCTCGGCCAGCGTGACGCCCAGCGTGCCGGGGTCCCGATCCAGCGGGAGGGGCTCGTCGCCCTCGAGCAGGGCGCGCCGCGCGAGGCTGTAGCCGTTGGTGTGCAGCCCCGACGAGGGCCAGGCCCACAGCTCCATGCCC
Protein-coding sequences here:
- the lnt gene encoding apolipoprotein N-acyltransferase, with product MLAFLRRVLSRDEVRAGLISGTALGIASPPSWLGPLALVALVPVLWVLFAPSRIHAGRDVHLPALLLSFGLTHHGIELHWLLMLGDASPLTFKWAMPLLLMLLVLYSMLPDLAVFWVLKRIRRRAGPQAIWWFPGVWVMAEWVRGLGEMGFPWLTLGSTQLRLLPVVQIAGVLGELGVSLFVAWVNVLVVLTLMGLRGEFPGLGRAWLSRWWAPATLTLLLGGTLGYGLFTMRSLEREAVGRDPLRVAAIQADVDLFDKWDPAKRDSTFVPYTRMTRAAAEEGARLAVWAETAIPFDLPRRPIYDRRVRQLARESEIYVYTGYVERRVDESGELDSFNSSLMIDDEGAIRARYRKVHLLPLGERMPFQDLIPALGDVDFGQAEWTPGTEHTVFQVDDHRFTALICFESIFSRLARAGVRNGAGFLVNITNDGWFGDTILPHQHAWMAVMRAVENRVPLVRVANNGVSFVARPTGQVVGMTGLFERDRIVADVTPRPGGSFYTRHGDRPLLAMIVLGFLFLIVVGRVSAGSGRG
- the purM gene encoding phosphoribosylformylglycinamidine cyclo-ligase, whose protein sequence is MEYKDSGVDIDAASTALARVRDAIRSTWGEDVASDVGSFGGLYRLPGGGYLVSSIDGVGTKLKVAQMARDCRGVGADLVNHCVNDILVQGARPWFFLDYFAAGRLDGDVFADVVEGMATACRENACALIGGETAEMPGLYHGDDFDLAGAIVGHVTDEDLLGPEHVTEGMELWAWPSSGLHTNGYSLARRALLEGDEPLPLDRDPGTLGVTLAEALLAVHRSYLHPVTELRERVDVAALCHLTGGGFVDNLPRVLPEGRAVEIDVGAWDVPPVFGLIAERGGVSADEMRRVFNLGIGMVAIVPALGPRALEGLSDPPLRIGRVVRREDGDAVRFEGSHRGL
- a CDS encoding helix-turn-helix domain-containing protein; protein product: MHFDPTQSSSLPLLEPEQLRARLDAIRQALGADHAVVARRRPTTAGVAPGLELLAQCGPDGHRELPGAGMPVDVLGELLRGGRPVEAARPGVPWIGGWPLPSDRWPSVFVVAWSRRYRDPGAVRRRVAEAGMEALGRALAPPVWMTLGRSPSAATTAADGPDAEADGTGSEEHSLAASLARVERELLLRALRAADGNKSRAARELNLSRQGLYRKLRRHGLIAVRRRSRQGDTG